The Neovison vison isolate M4711 chromosome 5, ASM_NN_V1, whole genome shotgun sequence genome includes a region encoding these proteins:
- the LOC122906251 gene encoding keratin-associated protein 4-4-like isoform X2: MVNSCCGSVCSDQGCGEESCCRPSCCQTTCCRTTCCRPSCCVCCTSSCCRPTCCQTTCCRTTCCRPSCCVSSCCRPSCCGSSCCGSSCCRPSCCISSCCRPSCCGSSCCGSSCCRPSCCTSSCCRPTCCQTTCCRTTCCRPSCCVSSCCRPSCCGSSCCRPSCCGSSCCRPTCCQTTCCRTTCCRPSCCVSSCCRPSCC, from the exons ATGGTCAACTCCTGTTGTGGCTCCGTCTGCTCTGACCAGGGCTGTGGCGAGGAGTCCTGCTGCCGCCCCAGCTGCTGCcagaccacctgctgcaggaccacctgctgccgccccagctgctgtgt ctgcTGCACCTctagctgctgccgccccacctgctgccagaccacctgctgcaggaccacctgctgccgtcccagctgctgtgtgtccagctgctgccgcccctcctgctgtggctccagctgctgtggctccagctgctgcaggcccagctgctgcatctctagctgctgccgcccctcctgctgtggttccagctgctgtggctccagctgctgcaggcccagctgcTGCACCTctagctgctgccgccccacctgctgccagactacctgctgcaggaccacctgctgccgccccagctgctgtgtgtccagctgctgcCGCCCCTCCTGCTGCGGTTCCAgctgctgcaggcccagctgctgtggctccagctgctgccgccccacctgctgccagaccacctgctgcaggaccacctgctgccgccccagctgctgtgtgtccagctgctgccgccccagctgTTGCTAG
- the LOC122906251 gene encoding keratin-associated protein 4-2-like isoform X3, with translation MVNSCCGSVCSDQGCGEESCCRPSCCQTTCCRTTCCRPSCCVSSCCQPSCCGSSCCRPSCCTSSCCRPTCCQTTCCRTTCCRPSCCVPSCCTSSCCRPTCCQTTCCRTTCCRPSCCVSSCCRPSCCGSSCCRPSCCGSSCCRPTCCQTTCCRTTCCRPSCCVSSCCRPSCC, from the exons ATGGTCAACTCCTGTTGTGGCTCCGTCTGCTCTGACCAGGGCTGTGGCGAGGAGTCCTGCTGCCGCCCCAGCTGCTGCcagaccacctgctgcaggaccacctgctgccgccccagctgctgtgtgtccagctgctgccagccctcctgctgtggctccagctgctgcaggcccagctgcTGCACCTctagctgctgccgccccacctgctgccagaccacctgctgcaggaccacctgctgccgtcccagctgctgtgt gcccagctgcTGCACCTctagctgctgccgccccacctgctgccagactacctgctgcaggaccacctgctgccgccccagctgctgtgtgtccagctgctgcCGCCCCTCCTGCTGCGGTTCCAgctgctgcaggcccagctgctgtggctccagctgctgccgccccacctgctgccagaccacctgctgcaggaccacctgctgccgccccagctgctgtgtgtccagctgctgccgccccagctgTTGCTAG
- the LOC122906251 gene encoding keratin-associated protein 4-12-like isoform X1: MVNSCCGSVCSDQGCGEESCCRPSCCQTTCCRTTCCRPSCCVSSCCQPSCCGSSCCRPSCCTSSCCRPTCCQTTCCRTTCCRPSCCVSSCCRPSCCGSSCCGSSCCRPSCCISSCCRPSCCGSSCCGSSCCRPSCCTSSCCRPTCCQTTCCRTTCCRPSCCVSSCCRPSCCGSSCCRPSCCGSSCCRPTCCQTTCCRTTCCRPSCCVSSCCRPSCC; encoded by the coding sequence ATGGTCAACTCCTGTTGTGGCTCCGTCTGCTCTGACCAGGGCTGTGGCGAGGAGTCCTGCTGCCGCCCCAGCTGCTGCcagaccacctgctgcaggaccacctgctgccgccccagctgctgtgtgtccagctgctgccagccctcctgctgtggctccagctgctgcaggcccagctgcTGCACCTctagctgctgccgccccacctgctgccagaccacctgctgcaggaccacctgctgccgtcccagctgctgtgtgtccagctgctgccgcccctcctgctgtggctccagctgctgtggctccagctgctgcaggcccagctgctgcatctctagctgctgccgcccctcctgctgtggttccagctgctgtggctccagctgctgcaggcccagctgcTGCACCTctagctgctgccgccccacctgctgccagactacctgctgcaggaccacctgctgccgccccagctgctgtgtgtccagctgctgcCGCCCCTCCTGCTGCGGTTCCAgctgctgcaggcccagctgctgtggctccagctgctgccgccccacctgctgccagaccacctgctgcaggaccacctgctgccgccccagctgctgtgtgtccagctgctgccgccccagctgTTGCTAG